The following proteins are encoded in a genomic region of Hymenobacter siberiensis:
- a CDS encoding M13 family metallopeptidase produces the protein MSKSFFAGRVALSAAMLALVAGGAQAQTKIKTKSSSQGKQKVVVSTMGQSGVGITLANLDKSVPPCDDFFQFANGNWLKNNPIPASETGWGGFNQLRNRNRDVARGILEKVAADRTAKPGTNAQKVGDFYASAMDSMAVERAGLKYLQPRLDKINAIQDVAGVQRYLADPKNVGKGWYGFGVGQDSKNSTLYAVQVRQGGLTLADRDYYLKDDTRSKTIRAAYRTYQVNLFKMLGDDQATAEKNADAVTRIETRMAKASRDRVALRDRESNYNKMTVAQATAAYPNLDFPLRLKESGLSGAKDIIVGQPDYLKEANAMIKDEPIADQKQYLRWHLVESVTSALPKAYVDEAFRFSQVISGAKVPQARWKRAFAATDGALGEAFGQLYVDQDFSPAAKARAKQMVENMRMAYAERIQATEWMSAATKAEALKKLNAFVVKIGYPDKWKDYSKLNISRESALNNLFAVSEFNTYDNLGHFGQPVDRTVWGMTPPTVNAYYNASLNEIVFPAGILQSPFYDPKADDAVNYGGIGAVIGHEMTHGFDDQGRKVDSEGNLRDWWTKEDGDKFMAKADVVGKQYDAFSPLDSVHVNGKLTMGENLADLGGLTIAYAAFMKTPQAKAGKSIDGFTPEQRFFLSWAQIWRINQRPETTRQLVQTDPHSPGQFRTIGPLQNFPEFQKAFNCKDGDKMVRSAANRAKIW, from the coding sequence ATGTCTAAATCATTCTTTGCCGGCCGCGTGGCGCTTTCGGCGGCGATGCTGGCCCTGGTAGCCGGTGGGGCGCAGGCCCAAACTAAAATCAAAACCAAGTCCAGCAGCCAGGGCAAGCAGAAAGTGGTGGTATCCACCATGGGGCAGTCGGGCGTGGGCATCACGTTGGCCAACCTGGATAAATCGGTGCCGCCCTGCGACGACTTCTTTCAATTTGCCAACGGCAACTGGCTGAAAAACAACCCCATTCCGGCCTCCGAAACCGGCTGGGGCGGCTTCAATCAGCTGCGCAACCGCAACCGCGACGTAGCCCGGGGCATTCTGGAGAAAGTAGCTGCCGACCGCACGGCCAAGCCCGGGACGAACGCGCAGAAGGTGGGCGACTTCTACGCCTCCGCCATGGACAGCATGGCCGTGGAACGCGCCGGCCTGAAATACCTGCAGCCCCGCCTGGATAAGATTAACGCCATTCAGGATGTGGCCGGCGTGCAGCGCTACCTGGCCGACCCCAAGAACGTGGGCAAGGGCTGGTACGGCTTTGGCGTGGGCCAGGACAGCAAGAACAGTACTTTGTATGCCGTGCAGGTGCGCCAGGGCGGCCTGACCCTGGCCGACCGCGACTACTACCTCAAAGACGATACCCGCTCGAAAACCATTCGGGCGGCTTACCGCACCTACCAGGTCAACCTGTTTAAAATGCTGGGTGATGACCAGGCCACGGCGGAGAAAAACGCCGATGCCGTAACGCGCATCGAAACCCGCATGGCCAAAGCCAGCCGCGACCGCGTGGCCCTGCGCGACCGCGAAAGCAACTACAACAAGATGACCGTGGCCCAGGCCACCGCCGCCTACCCCAACCTGGACTTTCCGCTGCGCCTGAAGGAAAGCGGCCTGAGCGGGGCGAAGGACATCATCGTGGGCCAGCCCGACTACCTGAAGGAGGCCAACGCTATGATAAAAGACGAGCCCATTGCCGACCAGAAGCAGTATCTGCGCTGGCACCTGGTGGAAAGCGTGACGTCGGCCCTGCCTAAGGCCTATGTAGACGAGGCTTTCCGCTTTTCGCAGGTGATTAGCGGCGCCAAGGTGCCGCAGGCCCGCTGGAAGCGTGCCTTTGCCGCCACCGATGGTGCGCTGGGTGAAGCCTTCGGCCAGCTCTACGTGGACCAGGACTTTAGCCCTGCCGCCAAGGCCCGCGCCAAGCAAATGGTGGAAAACATGCGTATGGCCTACGCCGAGCGCATTCAAGCCACCGAGTGGATGAGCGCCGCCACCAAGGCCGAGGCCCTGAAAAAGCTCAATGCCTTCGTGGTAAAAATTGGCTACCCCGACAAGTGGAAGGACTATTCCAAACTGAATATCAGCCGCGAAAGCGCCCTGAACAACTTGTTTGCGGTGTCGGAATTCAATACCTACGACAACCTGGGCCACTTTGGTCAGCCCGTGGACCGGACGGTGTGGGGCATGACGCCGCCCACGGTGAACGCCTACTACAACGCCAGCCTGAATGAGATTGTGTTTCCGGCCGGCATCCTGCAATCGCCGTTCTACGACCCCAAGGCCGACGACGCGGTGAACTACGGCGGCATTGGCGCCGTGATTGGCCACGAAATGACCCACGGCTTCGACGACCAGGGCCGGAAAGTGGACTCGGAAGGCAACCTGCGCGACTGGTGGACCAAGGAAGACGGCGATAAGTTCATGGCCAAGGCCGATGTGGTGGGCAAGCAGTACGACGCTTTCTCGCCCCTCGACTCGGTGCATGTGAACGGCAAGCTGACCATGGGCGAGAACCTTGCCGACCTCGGCGGTCTCACCATTGCCTACGCGGCCTTCATGAAAACGCCCCAGGCCAAGGCCGGCAAGTCCATCGATGGCTTCACGCCCGAGCAGCGCTTCTTCCTGAGCTGGGCGCAAATCTGGCGCATCAACCAGCGCCCCGAAACCACCCGCCAGCTTGTGCAAACCGACCCGCACTCGCCCGGTCAGTTCCGCACCATTGGGCCTTTGCAGAACTTCCCGGAGTTCCAAAAGGCGTTCAACTGCAAAGACGGCGACAAAATGGTGCGCTCTGCCGCCAACCGCGCCAAAATCTGGTAA
- a CDS encoding M13 family metallopeptidase has translation MNQFYFLRCAALSATMLGLLAGTVQAQTKIKTKSSGAGKQKTTVPVPTSGTGIALANLDKSVPPCDDFYRYASGTWLKNNPIPAAESSWGAGSVLAKSNRAISLRILNQAAANRTAKPGSNAQKVGDFYASAMDSAAIEAAGLKYLQPHLDKIEAVKDLAGMQRLLADPKSHTGNAWYEFGVIQDLKQNDVYMAFFSQSGLGLPDRDYYLKEDGRSKAIRAAYQTYLTNTFKLLGDSPATAEKNAATVQRLETRLAQASRTRVAMRDIPALYNKRTVAQLTTEYPNLNFPQQLKMDGLSAAQDLVIGQPEFAKELNAMLGSEPLADQKTYLRWHLVTSAMSALPKAYVDEAFRFSQMLSGAKQQLPRTRRALAATDGALGEAFGQLYVDEAFPPAAKARAKALVENLRAAYAERIQATEWMSAPTKAAALKKLNAFVVKIGYPDKWKDYSTLTVSRESYLNNMFAANEFANQENLNKYGKPVDRTEWTMTPPTVNAYYNPLLNEIVFPAGILQPPFFDAQADDAVNYGGIGSVIGHEMTHGFDDQGRQFDASGNLRDWWTKEDGEKFMAKADVVGKQFDAFSPLDSVHVNGKLTMGENLADLGGLTIAYAAFMKTPQAKAGKSIDGFTPEQRFFLAYGQIWRRNQRPESLRQQVQTDPHSPSQYRTIGPLQNMPEFHKAFNCKEGDKMVRSATARAKIW, from the coding sequence ATGAATCAATTTTACTTTTTGCGGTGTGCGGCTCTGTCAGCCACCATGCTCGGCCTGTTGGCTGGCACAGTCCAAGCCCAGACAAAAATTAAAACCAAGTCCAGCGGTGCGGGCAAGCAAAAGACCACCGTGCCAGTGCCCACCAGCGGCACGGGCATCGCGCTGGCCAATCTGGATAAGTCGGTGCCGCCCTGCGACGACTTCTATCGGTACGCCTCGGGTACGTGGTTGAAAAATAACCCCATTCCAGCGGCGGAATCAAGCTGGGGTGCGGGCAGCGTGCTGGCCAAAAGCAACCGGGCCATTTCGCTCCGCATTTTAAACCAGGCAGCAGCCAACCGCACGGCCAAGCCGGGCTCGAACGCGCAGAAGGTGGGCGATTTCTACGCTTCGGCCATGGATTCGGCCGCCATTGAAGCGGCCGGCCTGAAATATCTGCAGCCGCACCTCGATAAGATTGAGGCCGTGAAAGACTTGGCCGGCATGCAGCGCCTGCTCGCCGACCCCAAGAGCCACACGGGCAACGCATGGTATGAGTTTGGGGTCATCCAGGACCTCAAGCAGAACGATGTGTACATGGCCTTTTTCAGCCAGAGCGGGCTGGGACTGCCCGACCGCGACTACTACCTGAAAGAGGACGGCCGTTCGAAAGCCATTCGGGCGGCGTACCAAACGTATCTGACGAATACCTTTAAGCTGCTGGGCGACAGCCCCGCCACTGCCGAAAAGAATGCCGCCACCGTGCAGCGCCTCGAAACCCGCCTGGCGCAGGCCAGCCGCACTCGCGTGGCCATGCGCGACATTCCGGCGCTGTATAACAAGCGCACCGTGGCCCAGCTCACCACGGAATACCCCAACCTGAACTTTCCGCAACAGCTGAAAATGGATGGCCTTAGCGCGGCCCAGGACCTCGTGATTGGCCAGCCCGAATTTGCCAAGGAACTGAATGCCATGCTGGGCAGCGAGCCCCTGGCCGACCAGAAAACGTATCTGCGCTGGCATTTGGTCACCTCCGCCATGTCGGCGCTGCCCAAAGCGTATGTCGACGAGGCCTTTCGCTTTTCGCAGATGCTGAGCGGGGCCAAGCAGCAGCTGCCCCGTACGCGGCGGGCCCTGGCCGCCACCGACGGCGCCTTGGGCGAGGCCTTCGGCCAGCTGTACGTGGACGAGGCCTTTCCGCCCGCGGCCAAAGCCCGGGCCAAGGCGCTGGTCGAAAACCTTCGTGCGGCTTATGCCGAGCGCATTCAGGCCACGGAATGGATGAGTGCCCCCACCAAAGCGGCGGCCTTGAAAAAACTCAACGCCTTCGTAGTAAAGATTGGGTACCCGGATAAGTGGAAGGACTATTCAACGCTCACGGTCAGCCGCGAGAGCTACCTGAATAATATGTTTGCGGCCAACGAGTTTGCCAATCAGGAAAATCTGAACAAGTACGGCAAGCCGGTAGACCGCACGGAATGGACCATGACGCCGCCCACGGTGAATGCCTACTACAATCCGTTGCTGAATGAGATTGTGTTCCCGGCCGGTATTCTGCAGCCACCCTTTTTCGACGCGCAGGCAGATGATGCCGTGAACTACGGCGGCATCGGTTCGGTGATTGGCCACGAAATGACCCACGGCTTCGACGACCAGGGCCGGCAGTTTGACGCCAGCGGCAACCTGCGCGACTGGTGGACCAAGGAAGACGGCGAGAAGTTTATGGCCAAAGCCGATGTGGTGGGCAAACAATTCGACGCTTTCTCGCCCCTCGACTCGGTACATGTGAACGGCAAACTAACCATGGGCGAAAACCTGGCTGACCTCGGCGGCCTCACCATCGCCTACGCGGCCTTCATGAAAACGCCCCAGGCCAAGGCCGGTAAGTCCATCGATGGCTTCACGCCCGAGCAACGCTTCTTTCTGGCCTACGGCCAAATCTGGCGCCGAAACCAGCGTCCCGAATCCCTGCGCCAACAAGTTCAGACCGACCCGCACTCGCCCAGCCAGTACCGCACCATTGGCCCGCTGCAGAATATGCCGGAGTTTCACAAGGCATTCAACTGCAAGGAAGGCGACAAGATGGTGCGCTCGGCAACGGCGCGTGCCAAAATCTGGTAA
- a CDS encoding BLUF domain-containing protein, with the protein MHHLVYSSTASIGLTEAEMQRQLGHWRSTNVSLNITGLLLFSTEGNIMQVLEGDATVVHQLYTVIAADIRHRNLVKLADGPVPSRAFADWLMQFRRVAPADFSRLTLRPDATPEHIRNLVPLLEAFMAEEPPRGV; encoded by the coding sequence ATGCATCACCTCGTCTACTCCAGCACTGCCAGCATTGGCCTCACCGAAGCCGAGATGCAACGACAATTGGGCCACTGGCGCAGCACCAACGTCAGCCTCAACATCACCGGCCTGCTGCTTTTCAGCACCGAGGGCAATATTATGCAGGTGTTGGAGGGCGATGCCACGGTGGTGCATCAGCTCTACACCGTGATTGCCGCCGATATCCGGCACCGCAATTTGGTGAAGCTGGCCGATGGCCCCGTACCCAGCCGGGCCTTTGCCGACTGGTTGATGCAGTTTCGCCGCGTTGCGCCGGCCGATTTCTCGCGCCTCACGCTCCGGCCCGATGCCACGCCGGAGCACATCCGCAACCTCGTGCCGCTGCTCGAAGCCTTCATGGCCGAGGAGCCGCCGAGGGGAGTGTAG
- a CDS encoding peptidylprolyl isomerase, with protein MPTSFSVACCLVLGLGLLAACNQAPPATAPTAARPVVPGPDLATLTDSAAPAALLAYGRQYPGSEVLVHTRLGNIRVRLYDDTPIHKANFLLLARKGVFDETMFNRVVKDFAVQGGQTYNARTIRLKRYRLPPEISTAHFHHKGALGMARYDDEQNPGRLSSNTDFYFVVGEKLAPSQSQAMAGRKLTPAQVQAYATVGGVPSLDGQYTVFGEVIEGQDVVDRIANEPVESDKWPVKDITIKVEVK; from the coding sequence ATGCCTACATCTTTTTCCGTCGCTTGCTGCCTGGTGCTTGGCCTGGGCCTGCTGGCCGCCTGCAACCAGGCTCCGCCCGCCACCGCGCCCACCGCCGCCAGGCCCGTAGTGCCCGGCCCCGACCTGGCCACCCTCACCGACAGTGCCGCGCCGGCCGCGCTGCTGGCCTATGGCCGCCAGTACCCCGGCTCCGAAGTGCTGGTGCACACGCGCCTGGGCAACATTCGGGTGCGGCTGTACGACGATACGCCCATTCACAAGGCCAACTTCCTGCTGCTGGCCCGCAAGGGCGTGTTTGATGAAACAATGTTCAACCGCGTGGTGAAAGACTTTGCCGTGCAGGGCGGCCAGACCTACAACGCCCGCACCATCCGGCTGAAGCGCTACCGCCTGCCGCCGGAAATCAGCACCGCGCACTTCCACCACAAAGGGGCCCTGGGCATGGCCCGCTACGATGACGAGCAGAACCCCGGCCGGCTGTCCTCCAACACCGATTTTTACTTTGTGGTGGGCGAGAAGCTGGCCCCCAGCCAGTCGCAGGCCATGGCCGGGCGCAAGCTCACGCCCGCCCAGGTGCAGGCCTACGCCACCGTGGGCGGCGTGCCCTCGCTCGATGGCCAGTACACCGTATTCGGCGAAGTAATTGAGGGCCAGGATGTGGTGGACCGCATTGCCAACGAGCCCGTGGAGTCCGATAAGTGGCCGGTGAAGGACATCACCATAAAAGTGGAAGTGAAGTAG
- a CDS encoding zinc dependent phospholipase C family protein gives MKKTLLPLLLAALILAHGTASGWGFFGHRTITQIAVYELPATMQGFYFRHMAEIVRLSTAPDERRNDDPTEAPKHYIDMDHYSESNPFAKMPRQYDEAVAKFSADTLKKYGTVPWVILEMKNSLTEAFRQRDTMNIVKYSAELSHYVGDSFVPLHTTINYDGQLTDQKGLHSLWESQLPEKYINDYNLTAENARYIKDPQTAIWTTLQSSYGFLGETFDRASKIEKVMKPDVRFTFSHRYGKTTRRYSDAFAAEYEKEVGGMVDNRIKEATTLVSALWLTAWQDAGKPDLGGMMTPNKPTKEEKEKLNTEVSAWKKNTLAQDQLLLAQQKVKKVEAVDEIKSAKDMAEPAAEAEDSPAPAATAPAATKPTAPLDKLKVKTKAGSEKTKQKAGSLEW, from the coding sequence ATGAAAAAAACGTTGTTGCCGCTGCTGCTCGCGGCCCTCATCCTGGCCCACGGCACCGCGAGCGGCTGGGGGTTCTTCGGCCACCGCACCATCACGCAGATTGCCGTGTACGAATTGCCGGCCACCATGCAGGGGTTCTACTTCCGCCACATGGCCGAAATTGTGCGCCTGAGCACGGCCCCCGACGAGCGCCGCAACGACGACCCCACCGAAGCGCCCAAGCACTACATCGACATGGACCATTACTCCGAGAGTAACCCATTTGCGAAGATGCCGCGCCAGTACGACGAAGCCGTGGCCAAGTTCTCGGCCGATACGCTCAAGAAGTACGGCACCGTGCCGTGGGTGATTCTGGAGATGAAGAACAGCCTGACCGAGGCCTTCCGCCAGCGCGACACGATGAACATTGTGAAGTACTCGGCCGAGCTGAGCCACTACGTGGGCGACTCGTTTGTGCCGCTGCACACGACCATCAACTACGACGGCCAGCTCACCGACCAGAAGGGCCTGCACAGCCTCTGGGAAAGCCAGCTGCCCGAAAAGTACATCAACGACTACAACCTCACCGCCGAAAACGCCAGGTACATCAAGGACCCGCAAACCGCCATCTGGACCACGCTGCAGAGCAGCTATGGCTTTTTGGGCGAAACCTTTGACCGGGCCAGCAAAATTGAGAAAGTGATGAAGCCCGACGTGCGATTCACGTTCTCGCACAGGTACGGCAAAACCACGCGCCGCTACTCCGACGCCTTCGCCGCCGAGTACGAAAAAGAAGTGGGCGGCATGGTTGACAACCGTATCAAGGAGGCCACCACGCTGGTTTCGGCGCTCTGGCTCACGGCCTGGCAGGATGCCGGCAAGCCCGACCTCGGCGGCATGATGACGCCCAACAAACCCACCAAGGAGGAAAAGGAAAAGCTGAATACTGAAGTTTCGGCCTGGAAAAAGAACACCCTGGCCCAGGACCAACTCCTGCTGGCTCAGCAAAAGGTGAAGAAGGTGGAAGCCGTAGACGAAATCAAATCGGCCAAGGACATGGCCGAGCCCGCCGCCGAAGCCGAGGACTCGCCGGCTCCTGCTGCCACGGCCCCGGCTGCCACCAAGCCTACCGCGCCCTTAGATAAGCTGAAGGTGAAAACCAAGGCTGGCAGCGAAAAAACCAAGCAAAAGGCCGGCAGCCTGGAGTGGTAA
- a CDS encoding metal-dependent hydrolase family protein: MMRKSIPALATAMFLLAAPAAFAQKTYLHCGHLLDVRSGKLLAQQTIVVERDRITGVQSGYTAAAGPQDKVINLENRTVLPGLIDCHVHLESTPSRNSFREGFTLNPADVAFRAQGNALTTLRAGFTTVRDCGGSGVNTSLRNAVAQGLVPGPRIFSAGMAISATGGHMDETDGLSEDQIAKAGHPINLANGPDQCRQAVREQFKRGADLIKIASTGGVLDLSKDGTGAQYTEEEIKAIVETANDLGMRVACHAHGAEGIKRAVRAGVTSIDHGSLMDEEAIKLMVKSRTWYVPTLIAGKSVADTARLRPGYFPPVIARKALDVGTKMQGTFTRATKAGVRVAFGTDAGVFRHGQNAKEFGYMTEAGMSPLDAIRTATLNAAELLGETTDLGTIETGKMADIVALDGDPLQDISALMRPTFVMKAGVAYRQE; this comes from the coding sequence ATGATGCGCAAATCTATTCCTGCTTTGGCCACGGCCATGTTTTTACTGGCCGCCCCGGCCGCCTTCGCCCAGAAGACCTATCTGCACTGCGGCCACCTGCTGGACGTGCGCAGCGGCAAGCTGCTGGCCCAGCAAACGATTGTGGTTGAGCGCGACCGGATTACGGGCGTGCAAAGCGGCTATACCGCCGCCGCCGGCCCGCAGGATAAGGTCATCAACCTGGAAAACCGCACCGTGCTGCCCGGCCTCATCGACTGCCACGTGCACCTCGAATCGACACCCAGCCGCAACAGCTTCCGCGAAGGTTTTACGCTGAACCCGGCCGATGTGGCTTTCCGCGCCCAAGGCAACGCCCTCACCACGCTGCGGGCCGGCTTCACCACGGTGCGCGACTGTGGCGGCTCGGGGGTGAACACCAGCCTGCGCAATGCCGTGGCCCAGGGCCTGGTGCCCGGCCCGCGCATCTTTTCGGCGGGCATGGCCATCTCGGCCACCGGCGGGCACATGGACGAAACCGACGGCCTCAGCGAGGACCAGATTGCCAAGGCCGGCCACCCCATCAACCTGGCCAATGGCCCCGACCAGTGCCGGCAGGCCGTGCGCGAGCAGTTTAAGCGCGGGGCCGACCTCATCAAAATCGCCAGCACCGGCGGTGTGCTCGACCTGAGCAAGGACGGCACCGGCGCGCAATACACCGAGGAAGAAATAAAGGCGATAGTGGAAACGGCCAACGATTTGGGCATGCGCGTGGCCTGCCACGCCCACGGTGCCGAAGGCATCAAGCGGGCCGTGCGGGCGGGCGTGACCAGCATCGACCACGGCTCGCTGATGGACGAAGAAGCCATCAAGCTCATGGTCAAAAGCCGCACCTGGTACGTACCCACGCTCATCGCCGGCAAGTCGGTGGCCGACACTGCCCGACTGCGGCCCGGCTATTTTCCACCCGTTATCGCCCGCAAAGCCCTCGATGTAGGCACCAAGATGCAGGGCACCTTCACGCGCGCCACCAAGGCTGGGGTGCGGGTGGCGTTTGGCACCGATGCCGGCGTGTTCCGCCACGGCCAGAACGCCAAGGAATTCGGCTATATGACCGAAGCCGGCATGAGCCCGCTCGACGCCATTCGCACGGCCACCCTCAACGCGGCCGAGCTGCTGGGCGAGACCACCGACCTCGGAACCATTGAAACCGGCAAAATGGCCGATATCGTGGCCCTGGACGGCGACCCGTTGCAGGATATTTCGGCCCTGATGCGGCCAACGTTCGTGATGAAGGCCGGCGTGGCCTACCGGCAGGAATAA
- a CDS encoding acyl-CoA-binding protein, with amino-acid sequence MTTQEEFDAASQRAQQLPSKPSNMVLLQLYALYKQATDGDLTGDRPGGFDFKAIAKYDAWNGLKGTSKEAARQQYVELVSELAG; translated from the coding sequence ATGACTACGCAAGAAGAATTCGACGCCGCCAGCCAGCGCGCCCAGCAGCTGCCCAGCAAGCCCTCCAACATGGTGTTGCTCCAACTCTACGCCCTCTACAAGCAGGCCACCGATGGCGACCTGACCGGCGACCGCCCCGGCGGCTTCGACTTCAAAGCCATTGCCAAGTACGACGCCTGGAACGGCCTGAAAGGCACTAGTAAGGAAGCCGCCCGCCAGCAATACGTTGAGCTGGTGAGCGAGCTGGCGGGGTAG
- a CDS encoding CDGSH iron-sulfur domain-containing protein, translating into MKLTVLSNGSLRVEGENIELVDAQGQPYGLGGRERISICRCGLSKQKPFCDGSHKGHFEHDATAFDLPAPKPAV; encoded by the coding sequence ATGAAACTCACCGTCCTTTCCAATGGCTCCCTCCGCGTAGAGGGCGAAAATATCGAACTCGTAGATGCCCAGGGTCAGCCCTACGGCCTCGGCGGCCGCGAGCGCATCAGCATCTGCCGCTGCGGCCTTTCCAAGCAGAAACCCTTCTGCGACGGCTCGCACAAAGGCCATTTTGAGCACGACGCCACGGCGTTTGACCTGCCCGCGCCCAAGCCGGCTGTGTAG
- a CDS encoding GNAT family N-acetyltransferase, whose amino-acid sequence MTSDAPTAPPRIEPATLNDIPTIIQLAEATWEPTYRFIISEEQLEYMYRVIYSPAALKRQMSEQQHVFLLAQVEGEPAGFASFGPLPAEDGSGSGYKLHKIYVLPTRQGQGLGVHLIEAVENAARSAGGQFLDLNVNRYNPAIAFYERRGFVRQREVDVPIGPYFMNDYVMRKAL is encoded by the coding sequence ATGACTTCTGACGCCCCTACCGCGCCGCCGCGCATTGAGCCCGCCACGCTCAACGATATTCCGACCATTATTCAACTGGCCGAGGCTACCTGGGAGCCTACCTACCGCTTCATCATTTCGGAGGAGCAGCTGGAATATATGTATCGGGTGATATACTCACCGGCCGCCCTGAAGCGGCAGATGAGCGAGCAGCAGCACGTTTTTCTGCTGGCCCAGGTGGAAGGCGAGCCGGCCGGCTTTGCCTCCTTCGGCCCCCTGCCGGCCGAGGACGGCAGCGGCTCCGGCTACAAATTGCACAAGATTTATGTGCTTCCCACCCGCCAGGGCCAAGGCCTGGGCGTGCACCTCATCGAGGCCGTAGAAAACGCGGCCCGCAGCGCCGGCGGCCAGTTCCTGGACCTGAACGTGAACCGCTACAACCCCGCTATTGCCTTCTACGAGCGGCGCGGCTTTGTGCGCCAGCGCGAAGTGGACGTGCCGATTGGTCCCTATTTCATGAACGACTACGTAATGCGAAAGGCATTATAA
- a CDS encoding STAS/SEC14 domain-containing protein encodes MLTAEAVHLTTIADCYGAPLAEYYFFPDHSLLYISWHGQLTAAEVIRGVLEGTRLLEKHAFQRILNDKRDTGGDWSEALPWLEYEWLPKAIAACLRAIAYILSPNLDAQIVSHKFVEAVQGQIQISLFTNEEDAREWLEIQ; translated from the coding sequence ATGTTAACAGCCGAAGCCGTTCACCTGACCACCATAGCCGACTGCTATGGGGCACCGTTGGCCGAATATTATTTTTTTCCGGACCATTCTCTGCTCTACATCAGCTGGCACGGCCAGCTCACCGCCGCCGAAGTAATTCGGGGAGTACTGGAGGGTACGCGCCTGCTGGAGAAGCATGCATTTCAGCGGATACTCAACGACAAGCGCGATACCGGCGGCGACTGGAGCGAGGCCCTGCCCTGGCTCGAATACGAATGGCTACCCAAGGCCATAGCGGCCTGCCTGCGGGCCATCGCCTACATCCTATCGCCCAACCTGGATGCGCAGATTGTGAGCCACAAATTCGTAGAAGCCGTGCAGGGCCAGATTCAGATTTCGCTCTTTACCAACGAAGAAGATGCCCGGGAGTGGCTGGAAATACAGTAG
- a CDS encoding deoxynucleoside kinase: MHIAIVGNIGAGKTTLAHKLAQHFRWEVFLEDVDDNPYLKDFYHDMPRWAFHLQVYFLNGRFRQTQYIKALQKAGKGIIQDRTIYEDAHIFAANLHQSGLLETRDYNNYYALFESMVDLVAPPDLLLYLRADLPKLIGQIEKRGRDYENTISIEYLKNLNEHYEKWISTYDAGRSLIVDVNELDYVRNPEDLGTIIEKINNTLFGLF, encoded by the coding sequence ATGCACATTGCCATCGTCGGCAACATTGGGGCCGGTAAAACCACGCTGGCCCACAAGCTGGCCCAGCACTTCCGTTGGGAAGTATTTCTGGAAGATGTGGACGATAATCCTTATCTGAAGGATTTTTACCACGACATGCCCCGGTGGGCCTTCCACCTGCAGGTTTATTTCCTCAACGGCCGCTTTCGCCAGACGCAGTACATCAAGGCGCTGCAAAAGGCCGGCAAAGGTATCATTCAGGACCGCACTATTTACGAGGATGCCCACATCTTCGCGGCCAACCTGCACCAGTCGGGCCTGCTCGAAACCCGCGACTACAACAACTATTACGCCCTCTTCGAGTCGATGGTAGACCTCGTGGCCCCGCCCGATTTGTTGCTTTACCTCCGCGCCGACCTTCCCAAGCTCATCGGCCAGATTGAGAAGCGCGGCCGCGACTACGAGAATACCATCAGTATCGAGTACCTCAAAAACCTCAACGAACACTATGAGAAGTGGATTAGCACCTACGACGCCGGCCGCTCCCTCATCGTGGACGTGAACGAGCTCGATTACGTGCGCAACCCCGAGGACCTGGGCACCATCATCGAAAAGATTAATAACACGCTGTTCGGGCTGTTTTAG
- a CDS encoding transposase — protein MLGRARIGLVVGDRELVGHVWLKWLKDNGLNFVMRLPKHHLLTDAHGHRHAIADLGLAEGEHRRFAQRQVDGVWGQVWVKALAGGEFLFLFGTSGLQQISQRYAKRWTIEQCFQNLKSRGFNLENSHLACHHKLRKLLALVSLAYAFCLAVGHAADRRQPIARKQQGYRATSLSRHGLDIVRQLTRPTTGAQTTANQLAERLLDWIIRQVSHYQIPVKIIG, from the coding sequence TTGCTCGGCCGCGCGCGCATCGGCCTGGTCGTGGGCGACCGTGAGTTGGTGGGCCATGTATGGCTCAAGTGGCTCAAGGACAACGGTCTGAACTTCGTCATGCGTCTGCCCAAGCACCACCTGCTCACGGACGCGCACGGCCACCGCCACGCCATTGCCGACCTGGGGCTTGCCGAGGGGGAGCACCGGCGCTTTGCCCAGCGCCAGGTGGATGGGGTGTGGGGGCAGGTGTGGGTCAAGGCCCTGGCCGGCGGCGAGTTTCTCTTCCTCTTCGGTACCTCGGGTTTGCAGCAGATAAGCCAGCGCTACGCCAAGCGCTGGACGATAGAGCAGTGCTTTCAGAATCTGAAAAGCCGGGGTTTTAACCTGGAAAACAGTCACTTGGCCTGCCATCACAAGCTGCGTAAACTCCTGGCCCTGGTCAGTTTGGCCTACGCCTTTTGCTTGGCCGTGGGGCACGCCGCAGACCGACGCCAGCCCATCGCCCGCAAACAGCAGGGGTACCGGGCCACAAGCTTAAGCCGCCACGGCTTGGACATCGTGCGCCAACTCACCCGTCCGACGACGGGCGCACAAACAACAGCCAATCAGTTAGCTGAACGTTTGTTGGACTGGATTATCAGACAAGTATCTCATTATCAAATACCTGTGAAAATCATAGGGTAG